The Streptomyces sp. Alt3 genome has a segment encoding these proteins:
- a CDS encoding non-ribosomal peptide synthetase: MTDAPRTPSGTQRLTAAQRGIWFAQRLDPADPSYNIAEYAEIRGRIEPEILRRAVSHTADEMEALRSTFGEHDGIPFQRVREAVSITVPLIDLSHAVDPRGEALRRMEQCLTERAELSSGPLVRMALYRISPTHHLFHQQVHHLALDGYAAALALSRIAEVYTALTLGSGAVPELRPAGSLAALIKEEDDYAASEPGKRDERFWADHLVGARSPEPPGQPCAAPRYGAVSVRREYTAAETAGLKAAARKAGTGWPTFLMAALAVCLHREKGLSEVVLGLPVTGRRTPAARSTPAMLSSILPMRLAVSPADRVADLAQRVSGEARSVLRHQRRPAEALRHQLGLTGTRTPLTGPSVNILAFDDSLRFGPHPATLHNLSIGPVEDLAVAVHASFGDGGMHVDLLGNARRYREQDLVGPHERLCRVLDAFVEDPAQTVGSVSPLGEDERMRALGLGAASPSGSDESSVPLPEQFAQQSRSTPRRTAVVCDGTTLTFEELNCRVDRLAGALAANGARRGTRVAVGVPRSTDLVVAMLAVMRTGAAYLPLDPSYPADRLAFMMEDSLPVALVATVSSARAIDPQGSVPRVDPASTAPTGASGQPAGPGPQDAAYVIYTSGSTGTPKGVVVEHRSLSNLLGHHRQDSHALAETALGRQLRVALSAATSFDASWDPVLWMVAGHELHIVTDDVRRDPQALVRYLVDCRIDAIETTPSYLKQMLSAGLLISDRHRPRVIALGGEPVDDGLWDELAADPHLLVFNFYGPTETTVDAVTARVTGASSVIGRPVTGAGAYVLDPSLHPLPTGVVGELYLSGEGVARGYAGRPGLTAERFMPDPFGVPGRRMYRTGDLARWDQDGSLEFVGRSDRQIKVRGVRVETEEVEAALRSLPGVQDAAVALTAGEDGPERLAAFLVTGSGAPGHAQARDAVAALLPGPLVPTAWATLERLPLTPNGKLDTAALPQALPIASDGGMPRTAQESRMCAVFAACLGVARAGRDDNFFALGGHSLLAMQLIGRIRGEFGVEVPISALFAAPTPAGLVTALGDAAAARTPVTAAGPRPERLPLSFGQQRLWLLEKLGDAGPSYHLPVALRLHGALDRGALEQALCDLVERHESLRTLVAETPEGPCQRILPPARLAGPVLRTTNAGEPVEPDRTPFDLEHEIPLRAQLFTHGADEHTLIVTLHHIAADGWSMGPLLRDLSAAYTARRSRRPPGWDALPVQYADYALWQRALLGDPAVPHSQAARQLAHWTHSLAGLPEESSFPADRPRPSRSSGRGGCVPVRIGAQDHRTLVELAGACGASSFMVLHAALAALMSRLGTGEDVAVGTPVAGRTDEALSDLVGFFVNTLVLRADTSGAPGFRALVERVARTDLAAYAHQDIPFERVVEALAPPRSLARHPLFQVMLSLNNTPAPRPRLDGLTVSHDASVGRAGAKFDLSWDLSEQHDSQGRPGGITGELEFDEDLFDLATAERFADHFTRLLGTLIADPDRPFTDVDFLTPSQRAAALDELPRSAQQPLTAVPGSPETADEDWSVLDVLATRAAVQPDRTALVACDGRLTFGELHFLADRLAATLTESGVRGGDRVAVALPRTSLAVVAALGVLRAGAVYVPLDPAQPAARTTLILETAAPRLVLATADTRATLPDSVDVLLMDGTQQWRASQGAVPVPPRGRDAAYVLYTSGSTGLPKGVVVEHRSLAALLAHHRQQLMGPAEADNNGLPLRVALTAAMTFDASFDPLLWMVAGHELHLVDDATRRDPEALTAVLHDRAIDVVETTPSFVEQLRSCGLFAPGRPRPRVLALGGEAVPAPLWRDLAALPDVAVWNLYGPTEATVDSVMGRVLPGVPPHLGHSVAGARARVLDGRLGPVAPGVTGELYLSGPGIARGYENRSAATADRFLPDPYGAPGGRMYRTGDLVRRVEGRLEYAGRADGQIKVRGFRVETGEVAAALDTHDDVAQSAVAVRAGSSSGEAQLVGWIVPVGRREPSPREIRAFVAQRLPAHMVPSLIVPVPSLPLTAHGKVDFPALPFVPTAGRAEGEGQAPRSAPEEILCALFAESLGHEQVARDDDFFELGGHSLLATRLIGRIRSAFGVELPVRALFESTTPAALAERLEGAGAARPALRRTSRTEQPPLSAAQQRLWFLHQLDPGAAAYHMAFEVRLSGSLDRPALQRALGDVLSRHESLRTVIVPGGGDPRQHVLTPGDARPELPVMTVGEAELGKALREAAAAPFDLTRDVPMRTVLFRVGEDRHTLLVTVHHIAADGWSMGPLAQDLAGAYAARCAGRAPSWSPLPVQYADYTLWQRELLGSFEDPASAASGQLAFWRDRLSGAPEETTLPADRPRPAAPSGTGGTVPVRVPEETMEDLSRLARSTATSTFMVLHAALAALLHRMGAGTDITIGTPVAGRTDEALDPLVGFFVNTLALRTDLSGDPDFTELLARAREVDLAAYAHQELPFERLVEAVRPTRALSRHPLFQVMLTLNNHRPPRLDLPGLNARLEGVDTGGAKFDLSFSFTERAGARSDGTRLDGTLEFSRDLFDTETAVRIADRFALLLAHAVRDPATVIGDLPLISHEEQRRLLAVGTSRRASGCEPAPPLTVLERFAATVAAARSGDIAVTAADGSLSFSALDARSDRIAALLGQAGTGPGDLVAVLLPRSTDSIAALLGVLKAGAVYVPVDDSLPQGRIDAVLADAHPYAVLTAEATHTRAAGGWRRLNLDSPDSVGVASARSHSPEQVQPGLAEPAYLLHTSGSTGRPKGVLVGHGSLARLLEHHRRHLFGPAVRVARRSRLNVALTTALSFDAAWDPVLWMLDGHRLHVLDDLTRRDPEALVAAVRVQGLDVLESTPTHVQQLLDTGLFAEAGRSPCVVVLGGEAVPAALWGDLRARPGLSAWNFYGPTEATVDTLAADLRATTRPALGTPVDGTTVRLLDDRLRPVPVGVTGDLYLAGESLALGYHGQPTVTAGRFVPDPYGPAGARMYRTGDRAVRTAEDALEFSGRDDGQVKVRGFRVEPDGIAAVLAEHTDAAQVAVVAHGGGSAGSRLAAYVVLAEQNGAGAVDDSTDTAAPTGTPPSDAARLDGVREHAAARLPAYMVPSGWAAVGRIPLTPNGKLDRAALPDPSPHMSSTGTGRSPRNPREDVLSTMFAEVLERDQVLIDDDFFALGGHSLLAAGLIGRIRDALGVDVSIRSLFEAPTVATLAERIGAGVQDNPLATLLPLRTSGGLPPLFCVHPAGGLAWSYAGLLPHLGIDRPVYGLQTPNLDGTEPFPDSIEAMAALYAAELRTVQPRGPYHLFGWSFGGNVVQEIAVQLQEAGEEVALLTILDAFPLAPLDDLDNASRDTVFRALLSNMGVGQEALDGDGPVEAAAVRDQFVAGGSPLGALEPATIDAMVDNFAGQARLMRQYTPRVFHGPVLFFTATEGRPKDAFDLSLWGPYIDGPMENHDVACAHAQMMQPAARQQIGTTVSAVLDTGHGSETHTTQGDPS, encoded by the coding sequence GTGACCGACGCACCGCGCACTCCGTCAGGCACACAGCGCCTGACTGCCGCTCAGCGAGGTATCTGGTTCGCTCAGCGGCTGGATCCGGCGGACCCGTCGTACAACATCGCGGAGTACGCGGAGATCCGGGGCCGAATAGAACCGGAGATACTACGCCGTGCTGTCAGCCACACAGCGGACGAGATGGAGGCTCTTCGCAGCACCTTCGGTGAACACGACGGGATTCCGTTCCAGCGTGTGCGAGAAGCCGTATCCATCACCGTGCCATTGATCGACCTTTCCCACGCGGTCGACCCGCGCGGGGAGGCCCTCAGGCGGATGGAACAGTGTCTGACAGAGCGTGCGGAGCTCTCGTCGGGGCCACTGGTCCGCATGGCCCTCTACCGGATCTCCCCCACGCATCACCTCTTCCACCAGCAGGTTCACCACCTGGCGCTGGACGGTTACGCGGCGGCCCTCGCACTGTCGCGTATCGCCGAGGTCTACACCGCGCTCACCCTCGGATCCGGTGCCGTCCCCGAGCTGCGACCTGCGGGCTCCTTGGCCGCTCTCATCAAGGAGGAGGACGACTACGCCGCGTCCGAGCCGGGCAAGCGGGACGAGCGGTTCTGGGCCGATCATCTGGTCGGCGCCCGCTCACCCGAACCTCCGGGGCAGCCTTGCGCGGCCCCGAGGTACGGGGCGGTGTCGGTGCGACGTGAGTACACCGCCGCGGAGACGGCCGGGCTGAAGGCGGCCGCGCGGAAGGCCGGCACCGGCTGGCCGACCTTCCTCATGGCAGCCCTGGCGGTCTGTCTGCACCGCGAGAAGGGGCTCAGCGAAGTCGTCCTCGGACTGCCCGTCACCGGACGGCGCACCCCGGCCGCCCGCTCGACCCCCGCCATGCTCAGCTCGATCCTGCCCATGCGGCTGGCCGTCTCTCCCGCCGACCGGGTGGCCGACCTCGCGCAGCGGGTGTCCGGCGAAGCCCGTTCGGTACTCCGGCACCAGCGCAGACCGGCCGAAGCGCTACGCCACCAGCTGGGCCTCACCGGGACGAGGACGCCACTGACAGGACCGTCCGTCAACATCCTCGCCTTCGACGACTCCCTGCGCTTCGGCCCCCATCCGGCGACGCTGCACAACCTGTCGATCGGCCCCGTCGAGGACCTGGCCGTGGCCGTCCACGCCTCCTTCGGCGACGGCGGCATGCACGTCGACCTGCTGGGCAACGCGAGGCGCTACCGAGAACAGGATCTCGTGGGCCCGCATGAGCGTCTGTGCCGGGTCCTCGACGCGTTCGTGGAGGACCCGGCACAGACCGTCGGGTCCGTGAGCCCGCTCGGCGAGGACGAACGGATGCGGGCCCTCGGCCTCGGCGCGGCCTCGCCGTCCGGAAGTGACGAGTCGTCGGTCCCACTGCCCGAACAGTTCGCCCAGCAGTCTCGGAGCACTCCCCGTCGGACCGCCGTCGTCTGCGACGGCACGACGCTCACCTTCGAGGAGCTCAACTGCCGGGTGGACAGGCTCGCAGGCGCTCTCGCCGCGAACGGCGCCCGCCGCGGTACCCGTGTCGCGGTGGGAGTGCCCCGCTCCACGGACCTGGTGGTAGCCATGCTCGCGGTGATGCGCACAGGGGCGGCGTACCTGCCACTGGATCCGTCCTACCCGGCGGACCGGCTCGCCTTCATGATGGAGGACTCCCTGCCCGTCGCCCTGGTGGCAACCGTGTCGTCCGCCCGCGCGATCGACCCCCAGGGGTCCGTCCCGCGCGTCGACCCCGCGTCGACGGCGCCGACAGGTGCGAGCGGACAGCCGGCAGGTCCCGGACCGCAGGATGCCGCGTACGTCATCTACACCTCCGGGTCCACCGGTACGCCCAAGGGTGTCGTCGTGGAGCACCGTTCCCTGAGCAACCTCCTGGGGCACCATCGGCAGGATTCCCACGCGCTCGCCGAGACGGCTCTCGGCCGGCAGCTGCGAGTGGCCCTCAGCGCCGCGACCTCGTTCGACGCCTCTTGGGACCCGGTTCTCTGGATGGTCGCCGGACACGAACTGCACATCGTCACGGACGACGTACGCCGGGACCCACAGGCCCTGGTGCGATACCTCGTCGACTGCCGCATCGACGCGATCGAGACGACACCCAGCTACCTGAAACAGATGCTGTCAGCCGGCCTGCTCATCTCGGACCGTCACCGGCCTCGCGTCATCGCGCTGGGCGGCGAGCCCGTCGACGACGGGCTCTGGGACGAACTGGCTGCCGACCCCCACCTGCTGGTCTTCAATTTCTACGGCCCCACCGAGACCACTGTCGACGCCGTGACCGCCCGGGTCACCGGCGCCTCCTCTGTGATCGGGCGCCCCGTCACGGGGGCCGGAGCCTATGTGCTGGACCCCTCGCTGCACCCCCTGCCGACAGGAGTGGTCGGCGAGCTGTACCTGTCGGGCGAGGGCGTGGCACGCGGATATGCGGGCCGGCCGGGGCTCACGGCAGAGCGCTTCATGCCAGACCCTTTCGGCGTCCCGGGCCGGCGGATGTACCGCACCGGGGATCTCGCCCGGTGGGACCAGGACGGTTCGCTGGAGTTCGTGGGACGCAGCGACCGGCAGATCAAGGTGCGCGGCGTCCGGGTCGAGACCGAGGAGGTCGAGGCGGCCCTGCGTTCCCTACCCGGTGTCCAGGACGCCGCGGTCGCCCTGACCGCTGGGGAGGACGGTCCCGAGCGGCTGGCCGCGTTCCTGGTGACCGGATCCGGTGCGCCCGGTCATGCGCAGGCGCGCGACGCCGTCGCGGCCCTGCTGCCCGGCCCGCTGGTCCCGACGGCCTGGGCGACCCTGGAGCGTCTGCCACTGACCCCCAACGGGAAGCTCGACACAGCGGCACTGCCCCAGGCCCTGCCCATCGCGTCCGACGGCGGCATGCCGCGCACCGCCCAGGAGTCCCGCATGTGCGCGGTCTTCGCCGCATGCCTGGGAGTAGCGCGAGCCGGCCGGGACGACAACTTCTTCGCGCTGGGCGGGCACTCGTTGCTGGCCATGCAACTGATCGGCCGGATCCGCGGCGAGTTCGGTGTGGAAGTACCGATCAGCGCCCTCTTCGCCGCGCCCACGCCTGCCGGCCTGGTGACGGCACTGGGCGACGCCGCAGCGGCACGGACCCCTGTCACGGCAGCCGGACCGCGGCCGGAGCGACTGCCGCTCTCGTTCGGGCAGCAACGTCTGTGGCTGCTGGAGAAGCTGGGCGATGCGGGTCCCTCGTACCATCTGCCGGTGGCGTTGCGCCTGCACGGAGCGTTGGACCGTGGCGCACTGGAGCAAGCCCTGTGCGATCTCGTGGAACGGCACGAGTCGCTCCGCACGCTGGTGGCCGAGACGCCCGAGGGCCCGTGCCAGCGAATCCTGCCCCCGGCCCGACTCGCTGGTCCCGTCCTGCGCACCACGAATGCCGGTGAGCCGGTGGAACCGGACCGTACGCCCTTCGATCTGGAACACGAGATCCCGCTGCGAGCACAGTTGTTCACGCACGGCGCCGACGAGCACACCCTGATCGTGACGCTGCACCATATCGCCGCCGACGGCTGGTCGATGGGACCGCTGTTGCGCGACCTGTCCGCCGCCTACACGGCGCGCCGCTCGAGGCGGCCACCCGGATGGGACGCCCTGCCGGTGCAGTACGCCGACTACGCGCTGTGGCAGCGTGCCCTGCTCGGAGACCCGGCCGTGCCCCACAGCCAGGCGGCCCGCCAGCTCGCCCACTGGACCCACTCGCTGGCGGGACTGCCGGAGGAGTCGTCCTTCCCGGCGGATCGGCCGCGCCCGTCCCGTTCCTCCGGGCGCGGCGGATGCGTCCCTGTGCGCATCGGAGCGCAGGACCACCGGACGCTGGTGGAGCTGGCCGGAGCCTGCGGCGCCAGTTCCTTCATGGTGCTGCACGCGGCGCTGGCCGCCCTCATGTCACGCCTGGGCACGGGCGAGGACGTCGCCGTCGGCACCCCGGTGGCGGGGCGGACCGACGAGGCGCTCAGCGATCTGGTCGGCTTCTTCGTCAACACGCTGGTTCTGCGGGCCGACACATCAGGTGCGCCAGGCTTCCGTGCCCTGGTGGAGCGGGTGGCCCGCACCGACCTGGCCGCCTACGCACACCAGGACATCCCGTTCGAGCGTGTCGTCGAGGCCTTGGCGCCCCCACGGTCGCTCGCGCGGCATCCGCTGTTCCAGGTGATGCTGAGCCTCAACAACACGCCCGCGCCGCGCCCGCGTCTCGACGGCCTCACAGTCAGCCACGACGCATCCGTGGGGCGGGCGGGCGCCAAGTTCGACCTCAGCTGGGACCTGTCCGAGCAACACGACTCCCAGGGTCGCCCCGGTGGGATCACGGGTGAGCTGGAGTTCGACGAGGACCTCTTCGACCTTGCCACGGCGGAACGATTCGCCGACCACTTCACCCGGCTTCTGGGCACACTGATCGCGGATCCGGATCGTCCCTTCACCGACGTCGATTTCCTGACCCCTTCGCAGCGCGCCGCAGCCCTGGACGAGCTGCCGCGCAGCGCTCAGCAGCCGCTCACTGCCGTGCCTGGGTCGCCCGAGACGGCTGACGAGGACTGGTCGGTGCTGGACGTCCTGGCCACCCGGGCGGCCGTCCAGCCGGACCGTACGGCACTCGTGGCCTGCGACGGACGCCTCACTTTCGGGGAACTCCACTTCCTGGCCGATCGTCTGGCCGCCACGCTCACGGAATCCGGGGTCCGTGGGGGTGACAGAGTGGCGGTCGCACTACCTCGCACATCGCTCGCCGTCGTGGCGGCGCTCGGCGTCCTTCGGGCGGGCGCGGTGTACGTGCCCCTGGACCCGGCTCAGCCCGCGGCCCGCACCACACTGATTCTGGAGACCGCTGCCCCGCGTCTGGTGCTGGCGACGGCCGACACCAGGGCGACGCTGCCGGACTCGGTCGACGTCCTGCTGATGGATGGGACCCAGCAGTGGCGTGCCTCCCAGGGAGCCGTACCCGTGCCGCCGCGCGGCCGGGACGCGGCGTACGTGCTGTACACCTCCGGGTCCACCGGGCTGCCGAAGGGCGTTGTCGTGGAGCACCGCTCGCTGGCCGCGCTCCTGGCTCACCACCGGCAGCAGTTGATGGGCCCCGCAGAGGCGGACAACAACGGTCTGCCTCTGAGAGTGGCGCTCACGGCCGCGATGACGTTCGACGCGTCCTTCGACCCGCTCCTGTGGATGGTTGCGGGACATGAGCTGCACCTCGTGGACGACGCGACGCGGCGGGACCCCGAGGCGCTCACCGCCGTGCTGCACGACCGGGCGATCGATGTCGTGGAAACCACGCCCTCTTTCGTGGAACAGCTCCGTTCCTGCGGCCTGTTCGCTCCCGGGCGGCCTCGGCCGAGGGTGCTGGCACTGGGAGGGGAAGCCGTGCCCGCACCGCTGTGGCGGGATCTGGCGGCGCTGCCCGACGTCGCGGTGTGGAATCTGTACGGGCCCACCGAGGCCACCGTGGACAGTGTGATGGGCCGTGTCCTGCCCGGTGTGCCACCCCACCTCGGTCACTCCGTGGCCGGCGCCCGGGCCCGGGTGCTGGACGGGCGGCTGGGGCCGGTCGCCCCCGGGGTGACGGGAGAGCTGTACCTGTCCGGTCCCGGCATCGCCCGAGGTTACGAGAACCGTTCGGCCGCGACGGCCGACCGTTTCCTGCCCGACCCGTACGGGGCGCCGGGTGGACGGATGTACCGCACCGGTGACCTGGTGCGCAGGGTGGAGGGGCGGCTGGAGTACGCGGGCCGTGCGGACGGGCAGATCAAGGTACGCGGTTTCCGGGTCGAGACCGGGGAGGTCGCAGCAGCCCTCGACACCCACGACGACGTCGCGCAGTCGGCGGTGGCGGTACGCGCCGGCTCCAGCTCGGGGGAAGCGCAGCTCGTCGGGTGGATCGTGCCCGTCGGCCGCCGGGAGCCTTCGCCCCGGGAGATTCGTGCCTTCGTCGCGCAGCGGCTGCCGGCCCACATGGTGCCTTCCCTCATCGTTCCGGTCCCCTCCCTCCCGCTGACCGCGCACGGGAAGGTGGACTTCCCTGCGCTGCCCTTCGTGCCGACGGCCGGGCGCGCCGAGGGTGAGGGGCAAGCCCCGCGGTCCGCTCCCGAGGAGATCCTCTGCGCTCTTTTCGCGGAGAGTCTGGGACACGAGCAGGTGGCGCGTGACGACGACTTCTTCGAGCTGGGTGGCCATTCGCTGCTGGCCACCAGGCTGATCGGCCGGATCCGCTCCGCGTTCGGCGTCGAACTGCCGGTGCGGGCCCTGTTCGAGTCCACGACCCCTGCCGCACTCGCCGAGCGACTGGAAGGGGCGGGCGCCGCGCGGCCCGCTCTGCGTCGGACCTCCCGCACGGAGCAGCCGCCGCTGTCCGCGGCCCAGCAGCGTCTGTGGTTCCTGCACCAGCTGGACCCGGGAGCGGCCGCCTATCACATGGCGTTCGAAGTGCGCCTCAGCGGCAGCCTCGACCGTCCTGCCCTGCAGCGTGCACTGGGCGACGTGCTGAGCCGCCACGAGAGCCTGCGCACCGTGATCGTGCCCGGAGGCGGGGACCCCCGCCAGCATGTCCTCACACCTGGCGATGCCCGGCCCGAACTGCCGGTCATGACGGTCGGTGAGGCGGAACTGGGAAAGGCGCTGCGCGAGGCCGCGGCCGCGCCCTTCGACCTCACGCGCGACGTACCGATGCGGACGGTCCTGTTCCGCGTCGGTGAGGACCGGCACACCCTGCTGGTGACCGTGCATCACATCGCCGCCGATGGCTGGTCCATGGGGCCTCTCGCGCAGGATCTGGCAGGCGCGTACGCGGCGCGGTGTGCCGGGCGGGCGCCCAGCTGGAGCCCCTTGCCCGTCCAGTACGCGGACTACACCCTGTGGCAGCGGGAACTGCTCGGCAGCTTCGAGGATCCCGCCTCGGCGGCATCGGGGCAGCTCGCCTTCTGGAGGGACCGTCTGTCCGGAGCCCCGGAGGAGACCACGCTGCCGGCCGATCGCCCCCGCCCCGCCGCTCCGAGCGGGACGGGCGGCACGGTCCCGGTGCGGGTGCCCGAGGAGACCATGGAGGATCTGTCGCGGCTCGCGAGGTCGACGGCCACCAGCACCTTCATGGTGCTCCACGCAGCACTGGCGGCGCTGCTGCACAGGATGGGCGCCGGGACCGACATCACCATAGGCACCCCGGTGGCCGGGCGGACCGACGAGGCGCTCGACCCTCTGGTGGGTTTCTTCGTCAACACCCTCGCCCTGCGTACGGATCTCAGCGGCGACCCGGACTTCACGGAGCTGCTGGCCCGGGCGAGGGAAGTGGACCTGGCTGCCTACGCCCACCAGGAACTGCCCTTCGAACGGCTGGTAGAGGCTGTCCGGCCCACCCGTGCCCTCTCCCGTCACCCGCTCTTCCAGGTGATGCTGACTCTGAACAACCACAGGCCGCCACGGCTGGACCTGCCGGGCCTCAACGCCCGGCTGGAGGGGGTCGACACCGGAGGCGCGAAGTTCGACCTGTCCTTCTCCTTCACCGAACGGGCAGGAGCCCGGAGCGACGGCACCCGCCTGGACGGCACGCTGGAGTTCAGCAGGGACCTGTTCGACACGGAGACCGCCGTCAGGATCGCCGACCGGTTCGCTCTTCTCCTCGCCCACGCAGTCCGCGATCCCGCCACGGTCATCGGGGACCTTCCCCTGATCAGCCACGAGGAGCAGAGGCGGCTGCTGGCTGTCGGAACGAGCAGGCGTGCGAGTGGATGCGAACCGGCGCCGCCGCTGACCGTGCTGGAGCGGTTCGCGGCCACGGTGGCCGCGGCGCGCAGCGGTGACATCGCGGTGACCGCCGCGGACGGCAGTCTCTCCTTCTCGGCGCTCGACGCCCGCTCCGACAGGATCGCCGCGTTGCTCGGCCAGGCCGGCACGGGCCCGGGGGATCTCGTGGCGGTGCTGCTGCCACGCAGCACCGACTCGATCGCCGCACTGCTCGGAGTGCTCAAGGCGGGGGCCGTATACGTCCCGGTGGACGATTCCCTCCCGCAAGGCCGGATCGACGCGGTGCTCGCCGACGCGCACCCGTACGCCGTGCTCACGGCCGAAGCCACTCACACCCGGGCAGCAGGCGGGTGGCGTCGCCTGAACCTGGACTCCCCGGACTCCGTCGGCGTGGCGAGCGCCCGATCGCACTCACCGGAGCAGGTCCAGCCAGGGCTCGCCGAGCCCGCCTATCTCCTGCACACCTCGGGCTCGACCGGCCGTCCCAAGGGAGTCCTCGTCGGGCATGGTTCGCTCGCCCGGCTCCTGGAGCACCACCGCCGCCATCTCTTCGGGCCGGCGGTACGGGTGGCCAGGCGGTCCAGGCTGAACGTCGCTCTGACGACGGCGCTGTCCTTCGACGCCGCCTGGGACCCCGTGCTCTGGATGCTCGACGGCCACCGGCTCCATGTGCTGGACGATCTGACGAGGCGGGATCCGGAGGCCTTGGTCGCAGCGGTGCGGGTCCAGGGTCTGGACGTCCTGGAGTCGACACCCACCCACGTCCAGCAGCTCCTGGACACCGGTCTGTTCGCCGAAGCCGGCCGGTCTCCGTGCGTCGTGGTCCTGGGCGGCGAAGCCGTCCCGGCCGCGTTGTGGGGCGACCTGCGGGCCCGGCCCGGCCTGAGCGCCTGGAATTTCTACGGTCCGACGGAGGCCACGGTGGACACCCTCGCCGCCGATCTCCGGGCGACCACGCGGCCGGCACTCGGCACTCCGGTCGACGGAACGACCGTCCGGCTCCTCGACGACCGCTTGCGGCCCGTGCCGGTCGGTGTGACGGGCGACCTCTACCTGGCCGGGGAGAGCCTGGCACTGGGCTACCACGGACAGCCCACAGTGACCGCGGGCCGATTCGTGCCCGACCCCTACGGTCCCGCCGGGGCGCGGATGTATCGCACCGGTGACCGAGCCGTGCGCACGGCGGAGGACGCCCTGGAATTCTCCGGACGCGACGACGGCCAGGTCAAGGTGCGCGGCTTCCGGGTGGAACCGGACGGAATCGCCGCGGTCCTGGCGGAACACACCGACGCCGCCCAGGTCGCTGTGGTCGCGCACGGTGGGGGCTCGGCAGGCTCTCGTCTCGCGGCGTACGTGGTACTCGCGGAACAGAACGGTGCCGGGGCGGTGGACGACAGCACGGACACCGCGGCGCCCACCGGCACTCCGCCGTCCGATGCCGCGCGGCTCGATGGGGTACGGGAGCACGCGGCGGCGCGGTTGCCCGCGTACATGGTCCCCTCCGGTTGGGCCGCCGTGGGCAGGATCCCTCTGACACCGAACGGAAAGCTGGACCGTGCGGCGCTGCCCGACCCCTCGCCGCACATGTCGTCCACCGGCACGGGACGCAGTCCCCGCAACCCCCGCGAAGACGTGCTGAGCACGATGTTCGCCGAGGTACTGGAGCGCGATCAGGTCCTCATCGACGACGATTTCTTCGCCTTGGGCGGTCACTCCCTGCTGGCAGCCGGTTTGATCGGCCGCATCCGTGACGCCCTCGGCGTGGACGTCAGCATCCGCAGCCTGTTCGAGGCACCCACCGTCGCCACGCTCGCTGAGCGGATCGGCGCCGGCGTCCAGGACAACCCGCTTGCGACGCTGTTGCCGCTGCGGACCAGCGGCGGCCTGCCCCCGCTGTTCTGCGTCCACCCGGCAGGCGGCCTGGCCTGGTCGTACGCAGGTCTGCTTCCCCACCTCGGCATCGACCGTCCGGTCTACGGACTCCAGACTCCGAACCTGGACGGCACGGAGCCGTTCCCGGACAGCATCGAGGCGATGGCCGCCCTGTACGCGGCCGAGCTACGAACCGTCCAGCCGCGCGGCCCCTACCACCTGTTCGGCTGGTCCTTCGGCGGCAACGTCGTCCAGGAGATCGCCGTCCAGCTCCAGGAGGCCGGCGAGGAGGTGGCGTTGCTGACGATCTTGGACGCATTCCCGCTCGCCCCGCTGGACGACCTCGACAACGCCAGCCGGGACACCGTCTTCAGAGCCCTGCTCTCCAACATGGGAGTCGGCCAAGAGGCTCTGGACGGGGACGGCCCGGTCGAGGCCGCTGCCGTACGCGACCAGTTCGTCGCCGGCGGGAGTCCACTCGGAGCGCTGGAACCGGCCACGATCGACGCCATGGTGGACAACTTCGCCGGTCAGGCACGGCTGATGCGCCAGTACACCCCCCGCGTGTTCCACGGACCCGTGCTGTTCTTCACCGCCACCGAGGGCCGCCCGAAGGACGCCTTCGACCTGTCCCTGTGGGGCCCGTACATCGACGGGCCCATGGAAAACCACGACGTGGCGTGCGCGCACGCCCAGATGATGCAGCCCGCCGCCCGGCAGCAGATCGGCACGACCGTCTCGGCCGTACTGGACACCGGCCACGGCTCCGAAACCCACACCACACAAGGAGACCCGTCATGA